From Achromobacter spanius, a single genomic window includes:
- a CDS encoding phosphatase PAP2 family protein, translated as MDFLESFNQSLFLLINADPAAPVWQIHAAMLVANKLILLVPGVMAAVWLWGKEAQRSLMLKALASIAVALAASYLCGVLWPHPRPFAINLGHAFFTHKATSSFPSNHTIIIATFAFALILDRRWAGWGWLALAGAVLVGTSRVYLGVHFPLDIAGGLLLAPVAAAVTIPMWRRAGVPLTAVTQGLYRKVLALPIARGWIRA; from the coding sequence ATGGATTTCCTGGAAAGCTTCAACCAGTCCCTTTTTCTTCTGATCAACGCCGACCCCGCCGCGCCGGTCTGGCAGATTCACGCCGCCATGCTGGTGGCGAACAAGCTCATCCTGCTGGTTCCGGGCGTCATGGCCGCCGTGTGGCTGTGGGGCAAGGAAGCCCAGCGCAGCCTGATGCTCAAGGCGCTGGCCAGCATCGCCGTGGCGCTGGCCGCCAGCTACCTGTGCGGCGTGCTGTGGCCGCATCCGCGGCCGTTCGCGATCAACCTGGGACACGCCTTCTTCACGCACAAGGCGACGTCGTCCTTTCCCAGCAATCACACGATCATCATCGCGACCTTCGCCTTTGCGCTGATCCTGGATCGGCGGTGGGCGGGGTGGGGCTGGCTGGCGTTGGCAGGCGCCGTGCTCGTGGGAACGTCCCGCGTCTATCTGGGCGTGCATTTCCCCCTGGATATCGCCGGCGGATTGTTGCTGGCGCCCGTGGCTGCCGCAGTCACGATTCCCATGTGGCGCCGTGCGGGCGTCCCCTTGACTGCCGTGACTCAGGGCTTATATCGCAAGGTGCTGGCCCTGCCGATTGCGCGAGGATGGATTCGGGCCTGA
- a CDS encoding Bug family tripartite tricarboxylate transporter substrate binding protein, producing the protein MHKKAMTARALAFACLIGVSFAGGAQAQSYPARPVSLIVPFPAGGTTDVLARALGQELAKSLGQPVVVENKPGAGSTLGADYVAKAAPDGYTLLMGAVHHTIATSVYKSLHYDFQKDFAPVTTVALVPNVLVVNPKLPAKDVASLLKLAQASPGKLTYGSNGMGTGQHLIGAQFERAGNVQLLHVPYKGSGPLTTDLLGGQIDMSFDTITPVLAHIQSGKLRALAVTTNQRSAALPDVPTMEEAGLKPFNMGTWFGVLAPAAAPKEVVDRLNAEMVKIIRSPDFTRRMAEIGAVPIGDTPAEMQARIGADTANYAKLVKEAKVAVN; encoded by the coding sequence ATGCATAAGAAAGCGATGACCGCGCGCGCCCTGGCGTTCGCTTGCCTGATCGGCGTTTCATTCGCGGGCGGCGCGCAGGCGCAGTCCTATCCGGCGCGGCCCGTGAGCTTGATCGTGCCGTTTCCGGCCGGCGGCACGACTGATGTGCTGGCTCGCGCGCTGGGACAGGAGCTGGCCAAGAGCCTGGGCCAGCCGGTGGTGGTCGAGAACAAGCCCGGCGCCGGTTCGACACTGGGCGCGGATTATGTCGCCAAGGCCGCGCCGGACGGTTACACGTTGCTGATGGGCGCGGTGCATCACACCATCGCCACCAGCGTCTACAAGAGCCTGCACTACGACTTCCAGAAGGACTTTGCGCCGGTCACCACGGTGGCGCTCGTGCCCAATGTGCTGGTCGTCAATCCGAAGCTGCCGGCCAAGGACGTGGCGTCGCTGTTGAAGCTGGCGCAGGCGTCGCCCGGCAAGCTGACCTACGGCTCCAACGGCATGGGCACGGGCCAGCACCTGATCGGCGCCCAGTTCGAGCGCGCGGGCAATGTGCAGTTGCTGCATGTGCCGTACAAGGGTAGCGGTCCGCTGACGACCGATCTGCTGGGCGGCCAGATCGACATGTCGTTCGACACGATCACGCCGGTGCTCGCGCACATCCAGAGCGGCAAGCTGCGCGCGCTGGCCGTCACCACCAACCAGCGTTCAGCCGCGCTGCCGGATGTGCCGACGATGGAAGAGGCGGGTCTGAAGCCCTTCAACATGGGCACGTGGTTCGGCGTGCTGGCGCCGGCCGCCGCGCCCAAGGAGGTGGTGGACCGGTTGAATGCCGAGATGGTGAAGATCATCCGTTCGCCGGACTTCACGCGCCGGATGGCGGAGATCGGCGCGGTGCCGATCGGCGACACGCCCGCGGAAATGCAGGCGCGCATTGGCGCCGATACCGCGAATTACGCGAAGCTGGTCAAGGAAGCGAAGGTCGCGGTGAATTGA
- a CDS encoding tartrate dehydrogenase has protein sequence MKTYRIATIPGDGIGKEVIPAGQRVMQELAAQGGLRFEFQDFDWGGDYYRKHGVMMPADGLDALRDKDAILFGSAGDPDIADHITLWGLRLKICQGFDQYANVRPTRILPGIDAPLKRCTPEQLNWVIVRENSEGEYSGVGGRVHQGHPIEAATDVSIMTRAGVERILRFAFKLAQSRPRKLLTVVTKSNAQRHAMVMWDEIAVQVSREFPDVTWDKELVDAATARMVNRPATLDTIVATNLHADILSDLAAALAGSLGIAPTGNIDPERRYPSMFEPIHGSAFDIMGKGLANPVGTFWSVVMLLKHLGETEAAARLMQAIESVTADPALHTGDLGGRATTEQVTNAVCAKLAESAQAKAA, from the coding sequence ATGAAGACCTATCGCATTGCAACCATCCCCGGCGACGGCATCGGCAAGGAAGTGATTCCCGCCGGCCAGCGCGTCATGCAGGAACTCGCGGCCCAGGGCGGCCTGCGGTTCGAATTTCAAGACTTCGACTGGGGCGGCGACTACTACCGCAAGCACGGCGTCATGATGCCAGCCGACGGCCTGGACGCGCTGCGCGACAAGGACGCGATCCTGTTCGGCTCGGCCGGCGATCCCGACATTGCCGACCACATCACCTTGTGGGGCCTGCGCCTGAAGATCTGCCAGGGTTTCGACCAGTACGCCAACGTGCGTCCCACGCGCATCCTGCCGGGCATCGATGCCCCGCTCAAGCGCTGCACGCCCGAGCAACTGAACTGGGTGATCGTGCGCGAGAACTCCGAAGGCGAATACTCGGGCGTCGGCGGCCGCGTGCATCAAGGCCATCCCATCGAGGCCGCGACCGACGTGTCGATCATGACGCGCGCCGGCGTCGAGCGCATCCTGCGATTCGCGTTCAAGTTGGCGCAGTCGCGGCCGCGCAAGCTGCTGACGGTCGTCACCAAGTCCAACGCGCAACGCCACGCCATGGTGATGTGGGACGAAATCGCCGTGCAGGTCAGCCGCGAATTCCCTGACGTGACCTGGGACAAGGAACTGGTCGACGCCGCCACCGCGCGCATGGTCAACCGGCCCGCGACGCTGGACACCATCGTCGCCACCAACCTGCATGCCGACATCCTGAGCGACCTGGCGGCCGCGCTGGCCGGCAGCCTGGGCATCGCACCCACCGGCAACATCGATCCCGAACGCCGCTACCCGTCGATGTTCGAACCCATCCACGGCTCCGCCTTCGACATCATGGGCAAGGGACTCGCCAATCCGGTCGGGACGTTCTGGTCGGTGGTGATGCTGCTGAAACACCTGGGCGAAACCGAGGCGGCGGCACGGCTGATGCAGGCCATCGAAAGCGTCACCGCCGATCCCGCGCTGCATACGGGCGACCTGGGCGGCCGCGCCACGACCGAGCAGGTGACAAATGCGGTCTGCGCAAAGCTGGCGGAATCGGCGCAGGCCAAGGCGGCGTAG
- a CDS encoding methylated-DNA--[protein]-cysteine S-methyltransferase has product MPVHTFLLERVPTPIGRMLVLTDAQDRLRAVDWDDYEPRMHLLLQRQYGRGAVQLQDASQPSQASRALQAYFDGDVNAIAELPVAFGGTPFQQQVWHALRGIDGGCTVSYGTLAARIARPTAVRAVGLANGANPVGIVIPCHRVIGANAALTGYGGGLHRKRWLLAHEAAWRAAQPTLGADAALSTTG; this is encoded by the coding sequence ATGCCGGTACACACTTTTTTGCTGGAACGCGTGCCCACGCCCATTGGCCGGATGCTCGTGCTGACGGATGCGCAAGACCGCCTGCGCGCCGTGGACTGGGACGACTACGAACCCCGCATGCATCTGCTGCTGCAGCGGCAGTATGGCCGCGGCGCGGTGCAACTGCAGGACGCTTCGCAGCCCTCGCAGGCAAGCCGCGCGCTGCAAGCGTATTTCGACGGCGACGTGAACGCCATCGCGGAACTTCCGGTCGCCTTCGGCGGCACGCCATTCCAGCAGCAGGTGTGGCATGCGCTGCGCGGCATCGACGGCGGCTGCACCGTCAGTTACGGCACGCTCGCGGCGCGGATTGCGCGCCCCACGGCCGTGCGCGCGGTCGGGCTGGCCAATGGCGCCAATCCCGTGGGCATCGTCATCCCTTGCCATCGCGTGATCGGCGCCAACGCCGCGCTGACCGGCTACGGCGGCGGTCTGCACCGCAAGCGCTGGCTGCTGGCGCACGAGGCGGCCTGGCGCGCCGCGCAGCCGACGCTTGGCGCCGATGCCGCACTTTCAACTACAGGTTGA
- a CDS encoding AlkA N-terminal domain-containing protein translates to MNLNHDACYSAIQVRDARYDGRFFTAVKTTRIYCRPVCPARTPLSKNVLFFSTAAAAQEAGFHPCLRCRPETAPEVGPGHELPPTVARALQRIELGALDEAGVDALAQRLGVGERQLRRQFRQHLGASPVAFAQTRRVLLAKQLIHETQLPMAEIAFAAGFGSIRRFNEVFLDLFGRAPGDLRRSGKPEVPAGQDGEIKLLLRYRPPYDWDAMLAFLRLRAIPGIESVTDDTYARTVSLDGVQGTVTVRPGTGDALQVTVRFPRLQSLPAIIARLRRVFDLASDPAAIAAQFAADPVMTALMQARPGLRVPGAWDGFELAMRAVLGQQITVAAAIRLAGKLVAAHGKPLAQPDGALTHVFPEPDVVAAAELASLGMPRSRAATLSAVAAAAVADPHLFDDAADLEDAVRRLRTIRGVGEWTAQYIALRQLREPDAFPHADIGLIRALEKLESRPYTPAQLLARSEGWRPWRSYAAQHLWTA, encoded by the coding sequence ATGAACCTGAACCACGATGCCTGCTACAGCGCCATCCAGGTGCGCGACGCCCGCTACGACGGCCGCTTCTTCACGGCCGTCAAGACCACGCGGATCTATTGCCGCCCGGTCTGTCCGGCGCGCACGCCCCTGTCGAAAAACGTCCTGTTCTTCTCGACGGCCGCAGCCGCGCAGGAGGCCGGTTTCCACCCGTGCCTGCGCTGCCGCCCGGAAACGGCGCCGGAGGTCGGCCCCGGCCACGAGTTGCCGCCCACCGTGGCGCGCGCGTTGCAGCGTATCGAGCTGGGCGCGCTGGACGAGGCCGGCGTCGACGCGCTGGCGCAGCGCCTGGGCGTGGGCGAACGGCAGTTGCGCCGCCAGTTCCGTCAGCACCTGGGCGCCTCGCCCGTCGCATTCGCGCAGACGCGGCGCGTGCTGCTGGCCAAGCAGCTCATCCATGAAACGCAGCTGCCCATGGCCGAGATCGCCTTTGCCGCGGGCTTCGGCAGCATCCGCCGGTTCAACGAGGTGTTTCTGGACCTGTTCGGCCGCGCGCCCGGCGACCTGCGGCGTTCGGGCAAGCCGGAGGTGCCGGCGGGCCAGGACGGGGAAATCAAGCTGCTCCTGCGCTACCGCCCGCCCTACGACTGGGACGCGATGCTGGCCTTCCTGCGGCTGCGCGCCATCCCCGGCATCGAGTCCGTGACCGACGACACCTATGCGCGCACCGTCAGCCTGGACGGCGTGCAGGGCACGGTCACGGTCCGGCCGGGCACGGGCGACGCGCTGCAGGTGACGGTACGTTTTCCTCGCCTGCAATCGCTGCCGGCAATCATCGCGCGTTTGCGCCGCGTGTTCGACCTGGCCAGCGACCCGGCGGCCATCGCGGCGCAGTTTGCCGCGGATCCGGTCATGACGGCGCTGATGCAGGCGCGGCCGGGGCTGCGCGTGCCGGGCGCGTGGGACGGGTTTGAATTGGCCATGCGGGCGGTGCTGGGACAGCAGATCACGGTGGCCGCTGCCATCCGGCTGGCAGGCAAGCTGGTCGCGGCGCACGGCAAGCCGCTGGCGCAGCCGGACGGCGCGCTGACGCACGTGTTTCCCGAGCCGGATGTGGTGGCCGCCGCCGAGCTGGCGTCGCTGGGCATGCCGCGCAGCCGCGCCGCGACGCTGTCCGCCGTGGCTGCGGCTGCCGTCGCGGACCCGCATCTCTTTGACGACGCCGCCGATCTGGAAGACGCCGTGCGGCGGCTGCGCACGATACGGGGCGTGGGGGAATGGACCGCGCAATACATCGCGCTGCGGCAGTTGCGCGAGCCGGATGCGTTTCCACACGCGGATATCGGCCTGATCCGCGCGCTGGAAAAACTGGAGTCGCGGCCCTACACGCCCGCACAGCTACTGGCGCGGTCCGAGGGCTGGCGGCCTTGGCGCTCCTACGCGGCGCAGCACCTGTGGACGGCGTGA
- a CDS encoding LysR family transcriptional regulator yields the protein MGHSSELLLVVELARAGGMSAAARELDVTPAAVSKRLAQIEARLGVRLFNRSTRRLSLTAEGEVYLENARRILGEIEDLDALIASRQAAPRGLLKVNAPLGFGRSYIAPAIAEFAQQYPEVSLQLQLTDRPADFVREAFDVAVRFGDLPDTSLIARKIAPNRRLVCASPGYLKKHGIPITPHDLARHQCIVLRQNEAAYGLWRFTRGRRSETVKVRGNLSSNDGEVTLTWGLAGLGILQRAEWDLARYLRSGRLVQVLEDYALPQADIYAVFPERHHLSAKVRVFVDFLVAYFGEGSEGRW from the coding sequence ATGGGGCATTCCAGCGAACTGCTCCTTGTCGTTGAGCTTGCGCGCGCGGGCGGCATGTCCGCCGCGGCGCGTGAGCTTGACGTCACGCCCGCCGCCGTCAGCAAGCGGCTGGCGCAGATCGAGGCGCGGCTGGGCGTGCGGCTCTTTAACCGCAGCACGCGGCGCCTGAGCCTCACCGCCGAGGGCGAGGTCTATCTGGAAAACGCCCGTCGCATCCTGGGCGAGATCGAAGACCTGGACGCGCTCATCGCCAGCCGTCAGGCGGCCCCGCGCGGCCTGCTCAAGGTCAATGCGCCGCTGGGATTCGGCCGCAGCTACATCGCGCCTGCCATCGCGGAATTCGCGCAGCAGTATCCCGAGGTCTCGCTGCAATTGCAGCTGACCGACCGGCCCGCCGACTTCGTACGCGAGGCCTTTGACGTTGCCGTGCGCTTCGGTGACCTGCCGGACACGAGCCTCATCGCCCGCAAGATCGCGCCCAACCGGCGTCTGGTCTGCGCGTCGCCCGGCTATCTGAAAAAACACGGCATACCAATCACCCCGCATGACCTGGCACGGCACCAGTGCATCGTGCTGCGCCAGAACGAGGCCGCCTATGGCCTGTGGCGGTTCACCCGTGGCCGGCGCAGCGAAACCGTGAAGGTGCGCGGCAACCTCAGCAGCAACGATGGCGAGGTCACGCTGACCTGGGGACTGGCCGGTTTGGGCATCCTGCAGCGCGCGGAATGGGACCTGGCGCGGTACCTGCGCAGCGGCCGGCTGGTGCAGGTGCTAGAGGACTACGCGTTGCCGCAGGCCGACATCTACGCCGTCTTTCCCGAACGGCACCACCTGTCCGCCAAGGTGCGGGTGTTTGTGGATTTTCTGGTGGCGTACTTTGGCGAAGGGTCGGAAGGGCGGTGGTGA
- a CDS encoding YajQ family cyclic di-GMP-binding protein encodes MPTFDVVSEVDKHELTNAVDQANRELSTRFDFKGTEAKFELEGYVVTQVASSAFQLKQMLDILRGRLSARGIDVRCLDVADPLENLGGARQKVTIKQGIEQPVAKKLIAAIKNAKLKVESQINGDKLRISGKKRDDLQTAIALLKKTDVELPLQFENFRD; translated from the coding sequence ATGCCTACTTTTGACGTCGTCTCCGAAGTCGACAAACACGAACTGACCAACGCCGTCGACCAAGCCAACCGCGAGCTGTCCACGCGCTTCGACTTCAAGGGCACCGAAGCCAAGTTCGAACTCGAGGGCTATGTCGTGACCCAGGTCGCTTCCAGCGCGTTCCAGCTCAAGCAGATGCTGGACATTTTGCGCGGCCGCCTGTCGGCCCGCGGTATCGACGTGCGCTGCCTGGACGTGGCAGACCCGCTCGAAAACCTGGGCGGCGCCCGCCAGAAGGTCACCATCAAGCAGGGCATCGAACAGCCCGTGGCCAAGAAGCTCATCGCCGCCATCAAGAACGCCAAGCTCAAGGTCGAATCGCAGATCAACGGCGACAAGCTGCGCATCTCCGGCAAGAAGCGCGACGACCTGCAAACCGCCATCGCGCTGCTGAAAAAGACCGACGTCGAATTGCCGCTGCAGTTCGAAAACTTCCGCGACTAA
- a CDS encoding heme ABC transporter ATP-binding protein, whose product MLAADDLVLTRGGNRILDKVSLAVRPGEVVGLLGANGAGKSTLLSAMSAELAPDAGTVRLGDADVQRLAHRQQARLRAVLPQKPGLSFDLDVRDVVAMGAYPFPELSPAQVDALVDLALGWADVSHLNARRYPELSGGEQQRVQFARVLVQCKAARTQGEPRYLLLDEPTASLDPKHQGDLLRVAAGLAHDGDTGVLVILHDMNLAARWCDRLLLLCGGRAIAAGTPAEVLTPKNLFLAYGIDAHVMPHPLQPERLLVVTT is encoded by the coding sequence ATGCTTGCAGCCGACGATCTCGTTTTGACGCGCGGGGGCAACCGCATCCTGGACAAGGTGTCGCTGGCGGTGCGGCCCGGCGAAGTCGTCGGCCTGCTGGGCGCCAACGGCGCGGGCAAGTCGACCTTGCTGAGCGCCATGTCGGCCGAACTGGCGCCGGATGCCGGCACGGTCCGGCTGGGCGATGCCGACGTGCAGCGGCTGGCGCACCGGCAGCAGGCCCGCCTGCGCGCCGTGCTGCCGCAAAAGCCCGGGCTCAGTTTCGATCTGGACGTGCGCGACGTGGTGGCGATGGGGGCGTATCCGTTTCCGGAACTGTCGCCCGCGCAGGTGGATGCGCTGGTGGACCTGGCGCTGGGCTGGGCTGACGTGTCGCATCTGAATGCGCGCCGCTATCCGGAGCTGTCTGGTGGCGAGCAGCAGCGGGTGCAGTTCGCGCGGGTGCTGGTGCAGTGCAAGGCGGCGCGCACGCAGGGTGAGCCGCGCTATCTGCTGCTGGACGAGCCCACCGCCAGCCTCGATCCCAAGCATCAGGGCGACCTCTTGCGCGTTGCGGCGGGCCTGGCCCACGACGGCGATACGGGGGTACTGGTGATCCTGCACGACATGAACCTGGCGGCGCGTTGGTGCGACCGCTTGCTCCTGCTGTGCGGCGGCCGGGCCATCGCGGCGGGCACGCCGGCAGAGGTGCTGACGCCGAAGAACCTGTTCCTGGCGTACGGCATCGACGCCCACGTCATGCCGCACCCGCTGCAGCCGGAGCGACTGCTGGTGGTCACGACATGA
- a CDS encoding FecCD family ABC transporter permease — MLVLVALAASSSGAVQIPLRDMPTLLFGDPAPADALWRNVLIDIRLPRVLFAMVAGAALAISGAAMQALFRNPLAEPGLIGISAGGSLGAVAAIVLTSGGFWVLAPAAFAGSLLATFCAYALGRRVPGMAGLLLAGIAINAVAGAMIGLFTFVANDAQLRDLTFWTMGSLAGAKWSLLAFLGPWVLLMSWWLMRQWRVMNALLLGEREAQHLGYALKRVRAQLVLACALIVGPLVAATGGIGFVGLVVPHLVRMTLGANHRWLLPACVLGGALALTLADWLSRVAVVPAELPIGLVTSLVGGPFFLWLLARGRRHG, encoded by the coding sequence ATGCTGGTGCTGGTGGCGTTGGCCGCCAGCAGCAGCGGGGCGGTCCAGATTCCGTTGCGCGACATGCCCACGCTGCTGTTTGGCGACCCCGCGCCGGCCGATGCGCTGTGGCGCAACGTCCTGATCGACATCCGCCTGCCGCGGGTGTTGTTTGCGATGGTGGCCGGCGCCGCGCTGGCCATATCCGGTGCGGCGATGCAGGCGTTGTTTCGCAATCCGCTGGCCGAACCCGGCCTTATCGGCATTTCGGCGGGCGGCTCGCTGGGCGCGGTGGCCGCCATCGTGCTGACCTCGGGCGGCTTCTGGGTGCTGGCGCCGGCTGCCTTCGCCGGCAGTCTGCTTGCCACCTTCTGCGCGTACGCGCTGGGGCGGCGCGTGCCCGGCATGGCGGGACTGCTGCTCGCGGGCATCGCCATCAACGCGGTGGCGGGCGCCATGATCGGCCTGTTCACCTTCGTGGCCAACGATGCGCAACTGCGCGACCTCACTTTCTGGACCATGGGCAGCCTGGCTGGCGCCAAGTGGTCGTTGCTGGCGTTTCTGGGCCCGTGGGTGCTGCTGATGTCCTGGTGGCTGATGCGCCAGTGGCGCGTCATGAATGCCCTGCTGCTGGGCGAGCGTGAAGCGCAGCACCTGGGTTATGCGCTCAAGCGCGTGCGCGCGCAGCTCGTGCTGGCGTGCGCGCTGATCGTGGGCCCGCTGGTCGCCGCCACCGGCGGCATCGGCTTTGTGGGCCTGGTGGTGCCGCATCTGGTGCGCATGACGCTGGGCGCGAATCACCGCTGGCTGCTGCCCGCGTGCGTGCTGGGCGGCGCGCTGGCGCTGACGCTGGCCGACTGGCTGTCGCGCGTCGCCGTCGTGCCGGCCGAGCTGCCGATCGGGCTGGTGACCAGCCTGGTGGGCGGACCCTTTTTCTTGTGGCTGCTGGCGCGCGGCCGGAGGCACGGTTGA
- a CDS encoding heme/hemin ABC transporter substrate-binding protein: protein MKKWLAVAAWFLAAGAQAAPPERVVTLGGSVTEIVYQLGQGGKLVGDDLSSLYPEAATKLPRVGYYRAVPVEGVLALKPDLVLASEQAGPPDALKRLGDVGVRIVTVPDAPSVDSLKARIRNIAEALDVAPAGEALVTEITRDLKAVEAIPVTGARAILVMNRTGTLQGAGGGTAANEVMTMAGLANVLKDQQGYKPLSAEAVSALAPDVIVVTRTSLEASGGVDKLLALPGLASTPAAARKRVIVMDDLLLLGMGPRLPLALTELKREAAGVMGR from the coding sequence ATGAAGAAATGGTTGGCAGTGGCGGCATGGTTCCTGGCAGCAGGCGCGCAGGCGGCGCCGCCCGAACGGGTGGTGACGCTGGGCGGCAGCGTGACCGAGATCGTGTATCAGCTCGGGCAGGGCGGCAAGCTGGTGGGAGACGATCTCTCCAGCCTGTACCCGGAAGCCGCGACCAAGCTGCCGCGCGTCGGCTATTACCGTGCGGTGCCGGTGGAAGGCGTGCTGGCGCTCAAACCGGATCTGGTGCTGGCGTCCGAGCAGGCCGGCCCGCCCGACGCGCTCAAGCGCCTGGGTGACGTCGGCGTGCGCATCGTCACCGTGCCGGACGCGCCGTCGGTCGATTCGCTGAAAGCGCGCATCCGCAACATCGCCGAGGCGCTTGACGTGGCCCCGGCGGGCGAAGCGCTGGTCACCGAGATCACCCGCGACCTGAAGGCGGTCGAGGCGATCCCGGTCACCGGCGCGCGCGCCATCCTGGTGATGAACCGCACCGGCACGCTGCAAGGCGCGGGCGGCGGCACGGCGGCCAACGAAGTCATGACGATGGCGGGGTTGGCCAATGTGCTCAAGGACCAGCAGGGCTACAAGCCGCTCTCGGCCGAAGCGGTCAGCGCGCTGGCGCCGGATGTCATCGTGGTCACGCGCACGTCGCTGGAAGCGTCCGGCGGTGTGGACAAGCTGCTGGCGCTGCCGGGCCTGGCCTCAACGCCCGCCGCCGCGCGCAAGCGCGTCATCGTCATGGACGACCTGCTCCTCTTGGGCATGGGCCCGCGCCTGCCGTTGGCGCTGACCGAACTCAAGCGGGAGGCGGCCGGTGTCATGGGGCGCTAG
- a CDS encoding hemin-degrading factor → MTNTDFSTRAEQLRARNEALAASQPGLRARNLAQALGVSEAEWVAAGCGGVKATALHGTPQEIFRELGTLGEVMALTRNDWCVHERHGMYEDIQADGPVGLVLGPDIDLRVFFTAWKSAWAVEQDGRQSLQFFDGAGVAVHKVYRTDATDASAWDALVVRFAGESQWPVAEAYAPSADAEQVEDASAWREAWLGMKDTHEFFPLLRKFKVSRLAALTAAGEDLAQPVPADAVERMLQAASESGLRIMCFVGNRGMIQIHSGPVQSLRRTGPWFNVLDPKFNLHLDTTAIASAWVVNKPTTDGWVTSLEVYAGTGDLIVQFFGERKPGQREIPEWRDLMVGLCSAPLAA, encoded by the coding sequence ATGACGAATACCGATTTCTCGACCCGCGCTGAGCAACTGCGCGCCCGCAACGAGGCGCTGGCGGCGTCGCAACCCGGGCTGCGCGCCCGCAATCTCGCCCAAGCGCTGGGCGTGTCCGAGGCCGAGTGGGTGGCCGCCGGCTGTGGCGGCGTGAAGGCGACGGCGCTGCATGGCACGCCGCAAGAGATCTTCCGCGAACTGGGCACGCTGGGCGAAGTGATGGCGCTCACGCGCAACGACTGGTGTGTGCACGAGCGCCACGGCATGTATGAGGACATCCAGGCCGACGGTCCGGTAGGCCTGGTGCTGGGACCGGACATCGACCTGCGCGTGTTCTTCACCGCGTGGAAGTCGGCCTGGGCAGTTGAGCAGGATGGCCGCCAGAGCCTGCAGTTCTTCGACGGCGCGGGCGTGGCGGTGCACAAGGTCTACCGCACCGACGCCACCGATGCGTCCGCCTGGGACGCGCTGGTCGTGCGCTTTGCGGGCGAGTCGCAGTGGCCGGTGGCCGAAGCCTACGCGCCGTCCGCCGACGCCGAACAGGTCGAAGATGCATCCGCCTGGCGCGAAGCGTGGCTGGGCATGAAGGACACGCACGAATTTTTCCCGCTGCTGCGCAAGTTCAAGGTGTCGCGCCTGGCGGCCCTGACGGCCGCTGGCGAGGACCTGGCGCAGCCGGTGCCCGCCGACGCGGTCGAGCGCATGCTGCAGGCGGCGTCGGAATCGGGGCTGCGCATCATGTGCTTCGTGGGCAACCGCGGCATGATCCAGATCCACTCCGGTCCGGTGCAGTCGCTGCGCCGCACGGGCCCGTGGTTCAACGTGCTGGATCCCAAGTTCAACCTGCACCTGGACACCACGGCCATCGCGTCGGCCTGGGTGGTCAACAAGCCGACGACCGACGGTTGGGTCACCTCGCTGGAGGTGTACGCCGGCACGGGCGATCTGATCGTGCAGTTCTTCGGTGAACGCAAGCCCGGTCAACGGGAAATCCCGGAATGGCGCGATCTGATGGTCGGCCTGTGCAGCGCGCCGCTGGCCGCTTGA